A portion of the Myxococcales bacterium genome contains these proteins:
- a CDS encoding amidohydrolase family protein — MDADGRVLVGDLLIEGTTIVEVGDGPELRATRAGKRGLSRVVEARGAAVLPGFVQAHVHLCQVLFRGMADDMPLLEWLKTRIWPLEAAHDESSLAASAELGLLEMMLAGTTTVLDMGTVHHYDAVFDACDKGGVRAVGGKTMMDAGEGVPKGLKEATRSSLDESEALAQRWTGRGEGRLSYAYAPRFILSCTEKLIRGAVERALASGALVHSHVAEHEGERKAVKAALGDDDIAILRRYGLAGPHAILAHGVQLTDKEARDVARDQTRIVHCPSANLKLGSGIARVAELDRLGVPLALGADGAPCNNNLDPFVELRHAALLAKVRTGVTTLPAERALRLATKDGARALGLEDRIGTLEAGKRADVIVVDLEGPHVEPGGDVYSRLVYGCTSRDVRHVFVDGDHVVRFGEHQRLDRDRVLGRAREQAKKLRGRARL, encoded by the coding sequence ATGGACGCCGACGGGCGCGTTCTCGTCGGAGACCTGCTCATTGAAGGGACCACGATCGTCGAGGTCGGCGACGGGCCCGAGCTCCGGGCCACGCGGGCCGGCAAGAGGGGGCTCAGTCGCGTCGTCGAGGCGCGGGGAGCCGCCGTCCTCCCAGGCTTCGTGCAAGCGCATGTTCATTTGTGCCAGGTGCTCTTTCGCGGCATGGCCGACGACATGCCGCTCCTCGAGTGGCTGAAGACCCGCATCTGGCCTCTTGAGGCGGCCCACGATGAGTCGTCGCTCGCCGCGAGCGCCGAGCTTGGCCTCCTCGAGATGATGCTCGCAGGGACGACGACGGTCCTCGATATGGGGACCGTGCACCACTACGACGCCGTCTTCGACGCGTGCGACAAGGGCGGCGTTCGCGCCGTCGGCGGCAAGACGATGATGGATGCCGGCGAGGGCGTGCCAAAGGGGCTCAAAGAAGCCACGCGGTCGAGCCTCGACGAGAGCGAGGCCTTGGCTCAGAGGTGGACGGGGCGGGGAGAAGGGCGCCTCTCCTACGCGTACGCGCCGCGCTTCATCCTTTCGTGCACGGAGAAGCTCATTCGCGGCGCCGTGGAGCGGGCCCTCGCGAGCGGCGCGCTCGTTCACTCGCACGTGGCTGAACACGAAGGGGAGCGCAAAGCGGTGAAGGCGGCTCTCGGCGACGACGACATCGCGATCTTGCGTCGCTACGGCCTCGCCGGGCCTCACGCCATCCTCGCTCACGGCGTCCAGCTCACCGACAAAGAGGCGCGCGATGTGGCCCGCGATCAGACGCGCATCGTCCATTGTCCGAGCGCGAACCTGAAGCTCGGGTCCGGCATCGCCCGCGTCGCCGAGCTCGATCGCTTGGGTGTTCCACTCGCCCTCGGTGCCGACGGTGCGCCGTGCAACAACAACCTCGATCCTTTCGTCGAGCTCAGGCACGCAGCGCTCCTCGCAAAGGTGAGGACCGGCGTGACGACGCTGCCCGCCGAGCGCGCGCTTCGCCTCGCCACCAAAGACGGGGCCCGGGCCCTCGGCCTCGAAGACCGGATCGGCACCCTCGAAGCGGGAAAACGTGCCGACGTCATCGTGGTCGACCTCGAAGGGCCACACGTCGAGCCGGGCGGCGACGTCTACTCGCGGCTCGTCTACGGGTGTACGTCGCGCGATGTACGGCACGTGTTCGTCGACGGCGACCACGTTGTCCGCTTCGGCGAGCATCAGCGGCTCGATCGCGATCGCGTTCTCGGTCGCGCACGGGAGCAAGCGAAGAAGCTCCGCGGCCGCGCTCGCCTGTAG
- a CDS encoding response regulator produces MGATGQRILVIDDSPTLRLVVTGILERAGFEVIAVASGEHGLDVVRRDAFDLILVDFVMPKMNGFQFCRALRQEHAATAPPVALMSAKADKIRDRFVAHTGAVDAISKPFDARTLSRFVERALERARSGATTRPTAPTIPPADEAVSATTTFAGDLRGVSVGSVLQLLHMESASGVLSVESPTSEVRVVMRGGTIARAMARGAAGEFRLGRFLVKEGRVTQEDIERALHPSPDDSAAFAIRPRLGDALRAAGKISERELVDAISKQSSELIYEVLRWKSGRFAFRSGLEDTDQREPHLGLPVSAVIMEGFRRVDEWRLLEAKLGDFDELLVVDTKALEARGAKTADEETVLHALAEARSVRDIVTASHLSSFDACKIVCQLLDARLVRRQAA; encoded by the coding sequence GTGGGCGCGACCGGCCAGCGGATCTTGGTGATCGACGACAGCCCGACGCTGCGGCTCGTGGTCACGGGAATCCTCGAGCGGGCGGGCTTCGAAGTCATCGCCGTCGCCAGCGGAGAGCACGGCCTCGACGTGGTGCGGCGCGATGCGTTCGATCTGATCCTCGTCGACTTCGTGATGCCGAAGATGAACGGCTTCCAGTTTTGCCGTGCGCTTCGACAGGAGCACGCGGCGACGGCCCCGCCGGTGGCGCTCATGAGCGCCAAGGCCGACAAGATCCGCGACCGCTTCGTGGCGCACACCGGCGCCGTGGACGCGATCAGCAAACCGTTCGACGCACGAACGCTCTCGCGCTTCGTGGAGCGCGCTCTCGAGCGGGCCCGAAGCGGCGCGACCACGCGCCCCACGGCGCCGACCATTCCACCGGCCGACGAAGCCGTGTCGGCGACCACGACCTTCGCCGGCGATCTCCGCGGCGTGAGCGTCGGTTCGGTCCTCCAGCTTCTCCACATGGAGAGCGCCTCCGGCGTACTCTCCGTCGAGAGCCCGACGAGCGAGGTCCGCGTCGTGATGCGCGGTGGCACCATCGCGCGAGCCATGGCGCGGGGCGCGGCCGGTGAGTTCCGTCTCGGCCGCTTCCTGGTCAAAGAAGGGCGCGTCACGCAAGAAGACATCGAGCGCGCGCTGCACCCCTCCCCCGACGACTCCGCGGCCTTCGCCATTCGTCCGCGCCTCGGAGACGCGCTGCGCGCGGCAGGAAAGATTTCCGAGCGCGAGCTCGTCGACGCCATTTCGAAGCAATCAAGCGAGCTCATCTACGAGGTCCTTCGCTGGAAGTCGGGGCGTTTCGCCTTCCGCTCGGGTCTCGAAGACACCGATCAGCGCGAGCCCCATCTCGGCCTGCCGGTCTCCGCCGTCATCATGGAAGGCTTCCGCCGCGTCGACGAGTGGCGGCTCCTCGAAGCCAAGCTCGGCGACTTCGACGAACTGCTCGTGGTGGACACGAAAGCGTTGGAGGCGCGCGGCGCAAAGACGGCCGACGAGGAGACCGTCCTTCACGCCCTCGCGGAGGCGCGCTCGGTGCGCGACATCGTCACGGCGAGTCACCTCTCGAGCTTTGACGCGTGCAAGATCGTCTGTCAGCTCCTCGACGCGCGACTCGTCCGTCGCCAAGCCGCCTGA